The following proteins are co-located in the Malus sylvestris chromosome 13, drMalSylv7.2, whole genome shotgun sequence genome:
- the LOC126596144 gene encoding two-component response regulator ARR5-like has translation MARNGVVSWRRRSEKLDLSPPLISEEAHVLAVDDSLVDRKVIERLLKISSCKVTAVDSGRRALQFLGLDEEKSSTVGFDGLKVDLIITDYCMPGMTGYELLKKIKESSAFKEIPVVIMSSENVLARIDRCLEEGAEDFIVKPVKLADVKRLKDYMTTARDVGVEESGGGMNKRKLREPCDLMMPSSPPSILSSSPSSSLSSPSKSPSPPMSSSFSAPSSPTSLDSPIRRFKMTNAD, from the exons ATGGCGAGGAACGGCGTCGTTTCATGGCGGAGGAGGTCGGAGAAGCTCGACCTCTCGCCGCCGTTGATTTCGGAAGAAGCTCACGTGCTCGCCGTCGACGACAGCCTCGTCGATCGCAAGGTCATCGAGCGGTTGCTCAAAATCTCCTCCTGCAAAG TGACGGCTGTTGACAGCGGAAGACGAGCTCTGCAGTTCCTCGGCCTGGACGAGGAGAAGAGCTCCACCGTCGGATTCGAC GGGTTGAAGGTGGATCTGATCATCACGGATTACTGTATGCCCGGAATGACCGGCTACGAATTGCTCAAGAAAATCAAAGAATCTTCCGCATTCAAAGAGATTCCCGTCGTGATTATGTCATCCGAGAACGTTTTGGCGCGCATAGACAG GTGTTTGGAAGAAGGCGCGGAGGATTTCATAGTGAAACCGGTGAAGTTAGCGGACGTCAAGAGGCTGAAGGATTACATGACGACCGCGAGGGATGTCGGAGTGGAGGAGAGCGGCGGAGGAATGAACAAGAGAAAGCTACGGGAGCCGTGTGATCTGATGATGCCCTCATCACCGCCTTCCATTTTATCGTCGTCTCCTTCGTCGTCCTTATCGTCGCCGTCTAAATCTCCGTCGCCTCCCATGTCATCGTCGTTCTCGGCTCCATCGTCGCCCACGTCGCTTGATTCTCCGATCCGACGGTTCAAAATGACCAACGCTGATTAG